The following coding sequences are from one Eptesicus fuscus isolate TK198812 chromosome 7, DD_ASM_mEF_20220401, whole genome shotgun sequence window:
- the BLOC1S1 gene encoding biogenesis of lysosome-related organelles complex 1 subunit 1, translating to MLSRLLKEHQAKQNERKELQEKRRREAITAATCLTEALVDHLNVGVAQAYMNQRKLDHEVKTLQVQAAQFAKQTGQWIGMVENFNQALKEIGDVENWARSIEMDMRTIATALEYVYKGQLQSAPS from the exons ATGCTGTCCCGCCTGCTGAAGGAGCACCAGGCCAAGCAGAACGAGCGCAAGGAGCTGCAGG agaAGAGGAGGCGAGAGGCTATCACTGCAGCGACCTGCCTGACAGAAGCTCTGGTGGATCACCTCAATGTGGG TGTGGCCCAGGCCTACATGAACCAGAGAAAGCTGGACCATGAGGTGAAGACCCTACAGGTCCAGGCTGCCCAGTTTGCCAAGCAGACAGGCCAATGGATCGGGATGGTGGAAAACTTCAACCAGGCACTCAAG gaAATCGGGGATGTGGAGAACTGGGCTCGGAGCATTGAGATGGACATGCGCACCATTGCCACCGCCCTGGAATACGTCTACAAAGGACAGCTACAGTCGGCCCCGTcctag
- the ITGA7 gene encoding integrin alpha-7 isoform X1 produces the protein MAGTPGRDPRGPPGIGYLLGTLLAGLLSSGAVAFNLDVMGALRKEGEPGSLFGFSVALHRQLQPRPQSWLLVGAPQALALPGQQANRTGGLFACPLSLEETDCYRVDIDQGADVQKESKENQWLGVSVRSQGPGGKIVTCAHRYEARQRVDQILETRDVIGRCFVLSQDLAIRDELDGGEWKFCEGRPQGHDQFGFCQQGAAAAFSPDSHYLLFGAPGTYNWKGTARVELCAQGSADLAHLDDGPYEAGGEKEQDPRLIPVPANSYLGFSIDSGKSLVRAEELSFVAGAPRANHKGAVLILRKDSASRLVPEVMLSGERLTSGFGYSLAVADLNNDGWADLIVGAPYFFERQEELGGAVYVYMNQGGHWAEISPLRLCGSPDSMFGISLAVLGDLNQDGFPDIAVGAPFDGDGKVFIYHGSSLGVVIKPSQVLEGEAVSLKSFGYSLSGGLDVDGNHYPDLLVGSLADTAVLFRARPVLHVSHEVFIAPQAIDLEQPNCPGGHLVCVDIRVCFSYIANPSSYSPVVALNYVLDGDTDRRLRGQVPRVTFLSRGPDDLKHQASGTVWLKHQHDRVCGDTMFQLQENVKDKLRAIVVTLSYSLQTPRLRRQVPGQGLPPVAPILNAHQPSTHRAEIHFLKQGCGEDKICQSNLQLVHARFCARVSDTEFQPLPMDVDGTTALFALSGQPFIGLELKVTNLPSDPAHPQADGDDAHEAQLLVSLPASLHYSGVRALDPAEKPLCLSNENASHVECELGNPMKRGAQITFYLILSTSGITIETTELEVELLLATISEQELHPVSARANVFIELPLSITGVAIPQQLFFSGVVRGESAMRSERDVGSKVKYEVTVSNQGQSLNTLGSAFLNIMWPHEIANGKWLLYPMRVELEGGQGPGQKGLCSPRPNILHLDVDSRDRRRRELEQPEQPEQQGPREQQEPSTSWWPVSPAEKKKNITLDCARGTANCVLFSCPLYSFDRAAVLHVWGRLWNSTFLEEYAAVKSLEVIVRANITVKSSIKNLVLRDASTVIPVMVYLDPVAVVAEGVPWWVILLAVLAGLLVLALLVLLLWKMGFFKRARYRYPEATVPQYHAVKIPREDRQQFKEEKTGTILRSNWGSPRRESPDAHPILAADGHPELGSDGHPVPGTA, from the exons ATGGCGGGGACTCCGGGCCGCGATCCTAGGGGGCCCCCCGGGATTGGTTACCTTCTTGGCACCCTGCTCGCCGGATTGCTCTCCTCCGGGGCCGTCGCCTTCAATCTGGACGTGATGGGCGCGCTGCGCAAGGAGGGCGAGCCGGGGAGCCTCTTCGGCTTCTCGGTGGCCCTGCACCGGCAGTTACAGCCCCGGCCCCAGAGCTG GCTGCTGGTGGGCGCCCCCCAGGCTCTGGCTCTGCCTGGGCAGCAGGCGAACCGCACTGGAGGCCTCTTCGCTTGCCCCTTGAGCCTGGAGGAGACTGACTGCTACAGAGTGGACATTGACCAGGGAG CTGATGTGCAGAAGGAGAGCAAGGAGAACCAGTGGTTGGGAGTTAGTGTTCGGAGCCAGGGTCCTGGGGGCAAGATTGTT ACCTGTGCACACAGATATGAGGCCAGGCAGCGAGTGGACCAAATCCTGGAGACGAGGGACGTGATCGGTCGCTGCTTTGTGCTAAGCCAGGACCTGGCCATCCGTGATGAGTTGGATGGTGGCGAGTGGAAGTTCTGTGAGGGGCGCCCCCAGGGCCATGATCAGTTTGGGTTCTGCCAGCAGGGAGCGGCCGCTGccttctcccctgacagccactACCTCCTCTTTGGGGCCCCAGGAACCTATAACTGGAAGG GCACCGCCAGGGTGGAGCTCTGTGCGCAGGGCTCGGCGGACCTGGCCCACCTGGACGACGGGCCCTACGAGGCGGGGGGCGAGAAGGAGCAGGACCCCCGCCTCATCCCGGTCCCTGCCAACAGCTACTTGG GTTTCTCCATCGATTCGGGGAAGAGTCTGGTGCGTGCCGAGGAACTGAGCTTTGTGGCAGGGGCCCCCCGTGCAAACCACAAGGGGGCTGTGCTCATTCTGCGCAAAGACAGCGCCAGTCGCCTGGTGCCCGAAGTGATGCTGTCAGGGGAGCGTCTGACCTCCGGCTTTGGCTACTCGCTGGCTGTGGCTGATCTCAACAACGACGG TTGGGCAGACCTGATAGTGGGTGCCCCCTACTTCTTTGAGCGCCAAGAAGAGCTGGGGGGTGCTGTGTATGTGTACATGAACCAGGGGGGTCACTGGGCCGAGATCTCCCCGCTTCGGCTTTGTGGCTCCCCTGACTCCATGTTTGGGATCAGCCTGGCTGTCCTTGGGGACCTCAACCAAGACGGCTTCCCAG ATATCGCAGTGGGCGCTCCCTTTGATGGGGATGGGAAAGTCTTTATCTACCACGGGAGCAGCCTGGGGGTTGTCATCAAACCTTCCCAG GTGCTGGAGGGCGAGGCCGTGAGCCTGAAGAGCTTCGGCTACTCTCTGTCGGGTGGCCTGGACGTGGATGGGAACCATTACCCTGACCTGCTGGTGGGCTCCCTGGCCGACACTGCTGTGCTCTTCAG GGCCAGACCTGTCCTCCACGTCTCCCATGAGGTCTTCATTGCTCCACAAGCCATCGACCTAGAACAACCCAACTGCCCTGGTGGCCACTTGGTCTG TGTGGACATAAGAGTCTGTTTCAGCTACATTGCAAACCCCAGCAGCTACAGCCCTGTTGTGG CCCTGAATTATGTGCTAGACGGGGACACAGACCGAAGGCTCCGGGGCCAGGTTCCCCGTGTGACCTTCCTGAGCCGTGGCCCAGATGACCTTAAGCACCAGGCCTCAGGCACCGTGTGGCTGAAACACCAGCATGACCGAGTCTGCGGAGACACCATGTTTCAGTTACAG GAGAATGTCAAAGACAAGCTTCGGGCCATCGTGGTGACCCTGTCCTATAGTCTGCAGACCCCTCGGCTTCGGCGACAGGTTCCTGGCCAGGGGCTGCCTCCAGTGGCCCCCATCCTcaatgcccaccagcccagcacCCATCGAGCAGAG ATCCACTTCCTGAAGCAAGGCTGTGGTGAAGATAAGATCTGTCAGAGCAATCTGCAGCTGGTCCACGCCCGCTTCTGTGCCCGGGTCAGCGACACGGAGTTCCAGCCTCTGCCCAT GGATGTGGATGGGACAACAGCCCTGTTTGCACTGAGTGGGCAGCCATTCATCGGCCTGGAGCTGAAGGTCACCAATTTGCCCTCGGACCCAGCACATCCCCAGGCTGATGGGGACGATGCCCATGAAGCCCAGCTGCTGGtcagcctccctgcctctctgcacTACTCAGGAGTGCGGGCCTTGGATCCTGCG GAGAAGCCCCTGTGCCTGTCCAATGAGAATGCCTCCCATGTTGAGTGTGAGCTGGGGAACCCCATGAAGAGAGGTGCCCAG ATCACCTTCTACCTCATCCTCAGCACCTCAGGAATCACCATTGAGACCACAGAGCTGGAGGTGGAGCTGCTCTTGGCCAC GATCAGTGAGCAGGAGCTGCACCCAGTCTCTGCCCGGGCCAATGTCTTCATTGAGCTGCCACTGTCCATTACGGG AGTGGCCATTCCCCAGCAGCTCTTCTTCTCCGGCGTGGTGCGGGGTGAAAGTGCCATGCGGTCTGAGCGGGATGTGGGCAGCAAGGTCAAGTATGAGGTCACG GTCTCCAACCAGGGCCAGTCACTCAACACCCTTGGCTCTGCCTTTCTCAACATCATGTGGCCCCACGAGATTGCCAACGGGAAGTGGCTGCTGTACCCCATGCGGGTGGAGCTGGAGGgcgggcagggccctgggcagaAGGGACTCTGTTCCCCCAGGCCCAACATCCTCCACCTG GATGTGGACAGCAGGGACAGGAGGCGTCGGGAGCTGGAGCAGCCAGAGCAGCCGGAGCAGCAGGGGCCTCGTGAGCAGCAGGAGCCTAGCACGTCCTGGTGGCCAGTGTCCcctgctgagaagaagaaaaacatcacCCTG GACTGCGCCCGGGGCACCGCCAATTGCGTGTTGTTCAGTTGCCCACTCTACAGCTTCGACCGCGCGGCTGTGCTGCATGTCTGGGGCCGCCTCTGGAACAGCACCTTCCTGGAG GAGTACGCAGCTGTGAAGTCCCTGGAAGTGATTGTCCGAGCCAACATCACCGTGAAGTCTTCCATCAAGAACTTGGTGCTCCGAGATGCCTCCACAGTG ATCCCCGTGATGGTGTACTTGGACCCCGTGGCCGTGGTGGCAGAGGGAGTCCCCTGGTGGGTCATCCTCCTGGCTGTCCTGGCGGGGCTGCTGGTGCTGGCGCTGCTGGTGCTGCTTCTGTGGAAG ATGGGATTCTTCAAGCGGGCGCGGTACCGGTACCCCGAGGCTACCGTGCCCCAGTACCACGCGGTAAAGATCCCGAGAGAAGACCGACAGCAGTTCAAGGAGGAAAAGACGGGCACCATTCTGAGGAGCAACTGGGGCAGCCCCCGGCGGGAGAGCCCCGATGCACACCCCATCCTGGCTGCTGATGGGCACCCTGAGCTGGGCTCCGATGGgcaccctgtgccaggcactgcataG
- the ITGA7 gene encoding integrin alpha-7 isoform X2 yields MAGTPGRDPRGPPGIGYLLGTLLAGLLSSGAVAFNLDVMGALRKEGEPGSLFGFSVALHRQLQPRPQSWLLVGAPQALALPGQQANRTGGLFACPLSLEETDCYRVDIDQGADVQKESKENQWLGVSVRSQGPGGKIVTCAHRYEARQRVDQILETRDVIGRCFVLSQDLAIRDELDGGEWKFCEGRPQGHDQFGFCQQGAAAAFSPDSHYLLFGAPGTYNWKGLLFVTNIDSSDPDQLVYKTLDPADRLPGPAGDLALNSYLGFSIDSGKSLVRAEELSFVAGAPRANHKGAVLILRKDSASRLVPEVMLSGERLTSGFGYSLAVADLNNDGWADLIVGAPYFFERQEELGGAVYVYMNQGGHWAEISPLRLCGSPDSMFGISLAVLGDLNQDGFPDIAVGAPFDGDGKVFIYHGSSLGVVIKPSQVLEGEAVSLKSFGYSLSGGLDVDGNHYPDLLVGSLADTAVLFRARPVLHVSHEVFIAPQAIDLEQPNCPGGHLVCVDIRVCFSYIANPSSYSPVVALNYVLDGDTDRRLRGQVPRVTFLSRGPDDLKHQASGTVWLKHQHDRVCGDTMFQLQENVKDKLRAIVVTLSYSLQTPRLRRQVPGQGLPPVAPILNAHQPSTHRAEIHFLKQGCGEDKICQSNLQLVHARFCARVSDTEFQPLPMDVDGTTALFALSGQPFIGLELKVTNLPSDPAHPQADGDDAHEAQLLVSLPASLHYSGVRALDPAEKPLCLSNENASHVECELGNPMKRGAQITFYLILSTSGITIETTELEVELLLATISEQELHPVSARANVFIELPLSITGVAIPQQLFFSGVVRGESAMRSERDVGSKVKYEVTVSNQGQSLNTLGSAFLNIMWPHEIANGKWLLYPMRVELEGGQGPGQKGLCSPRPNILHLDVDSRDRRRRELEQPEQPEQQGPREQQEPSTSWWPVSPAEKKKNITLDCARGTANCVLFSCPLYSFDRAAVLHVWGRLWNSTFLEEYAAVKSLEVIVRANITVKSSIKNLVLRDASTVIPVMVYLDPVAVVAEGVPWWVILLAVLAGLLVLALLVLLLWKMGFFKRARYRYPEATVPQYHAVKIPREDRQQFKEEKTGTILRSNWGSPRRESPDAHPILAADGHPELGSDGHPVPGTA; encoded by the exons ATGGCGGGGACTCCGGGCCGCGATCCTAGGGGGCCCCCCGGGATTGGTTACCTTCTTGGCACCCTGCTCGCCGGATTGCTCTCCTCCGGGGCCGTCGCCTTCAATCTGGACGTGATGGGCGCGCTGCGCAAGGAGGGCGAGCCGGGGAGCCTCTTCGGCTTCTCGGTGGCCCTGCACCGGCAGTTACAGCCCCGGCCCCAGAGCTG GCTGCTGGTGGGCGCCCCCCAGGCTCTGGCTCTGCCTGGGCAGCAGGCGAACCGCACTGGAGGCCTCTTCGCTTGCCCCTTGAGCCTGGAGGAGACTGACTGCTACAGAGTGGACATTGACCAGGGAG CTGATGTGCAGAAGGAGAGCAAGGAGAACCAGTGGTTGGGAGTTAGTGTTCGGAGCCAGGGTCCTGGGGGCAAGATTGTT ACCTGTGCACACAGATATGAGGCCAGGCAGCGAGTGGACCAAATCCTGGAGACGAGGGACGTGATCGGTCGCTGCTTTGTGCTAAGCCAGGACCTGGCCATCCGTGATGAGTTGGATGGTGGCGAGTGGAAGTTCTGTGAGGGGCGCCCCCAGGGCCATGATCAGTTTGGGTTCTGCCAGCAGGGAGCGGCCGCTGccttctcccctgacagccactACCTCCTCTTTGGGGCCCCAGGAACCTATAACTGGAAGG gGTTGCTCTTTGTGACCAACATTGATAGCTCAGACCCCGACCAGCTGGTGTATAAAACTTTGGACCCCGCTGACCGGCTCCCAGGACCAGCCGGAGACTTGGCCCTGAATAGCTACTTAG GTTTCTCCATCGATTCGGGGAAGAGTCTGGTGCGTGCCGAGGAACTGAGCTTTGTGGCAGGGGCCCCCCGTGCAAACCACAAGGGGGCTGTGCTCATTCTGCGCAAAGACAGCGCCAGTCGCCTGGTGCCCGAAGTGATGCTGTCAGGGGAGCGTCTGACCTCCGGCTTTGGCTACTCGCTGGCTGTGGCTGATCTCAACAACGACGG TTGGGCAGACCTGATAGTGGGTGCCCCCTACTTCTTTGAGCGCCAAGAAGAGCTGGGGGGTGCTGTGTATGTGTACATGAACCAGGGGGGTCACTGGGCCGAGATCTCCCCGCTTCGGCTTTGTGGCTCCCCTGACTCCATGTTTGGGATCAGCCTGGCTGTCCTTGGGGACCTCAACCAAGACGGCTTCCCAG ATATCGCAGTGGGCGCTCCCTTTGATGGGGATGGGAAAGTCTTTATCTACCACGGGAGCAGCCTGGGGGTTGTCATCAAACCTTCCCAG GTGCTGGAGGGCGAGGCCGTGAGCCTGAAGAGCTTCGGCTACTCTCTGTCGGGTGGCCTGGACGTGGATGGGAACCATTACCCTGACCTGCTGGTGGGCTCCCTGGCCGACACTGCTGTGCTCTTCAG GGCCAGACCTGTCCTCCACGTCTCCCATGAGGTCTTCATTGCTCCACAAGCCATCGACCTAGAACAACCCAACTGCCCTGGTGGCCACTTGGTCTG TGTGGACATAAGAGTCTGTTTCAGCTACATTGCAAACCCCAGCAGCTACAGCCCTGTTGTGG CCCTGAATTATGTGCTAGACGGGGACACAGACCGAAGGCTCCGGGGCCAGGTTCCCCGTGTGACCTTCCTGAGCCGTGGCCCAGATGACCTTAAGCACCAGGCCTCAGGCACCGTGTGGCTGAAACACCAGCATGACCGAGTCTGCGGAGACACCATGTTTCAGTTACAG GAGAATGTCAAAGACAAGCTTCGGGCCATCGTGGTGACCCTGTCCTATAGTCTGCAGACCCCTCGGCTTCGGCGACAGGTTCCTGGCCAGGGGCTGCCTCCAGTGGCCCCCATCCTcaatgcccaccagcccagcacCCATCGAGCAGAG ATCCACTTCCTGAAGCAAGGCTGTGGTGAAGATAAGATCTGTCAGAGCAATCTGCAGCTGGTCCACGCCCGCTTCTGTGCCCGGGTCAGCGACACGGAGTTCCAGCCTCTGCCCAT GGATGTGGATGGGACAACAGCCCTGTTTGCACTGAGTGGGCAGCCATTCATCGGCCTGGAGCTGAAGGTCACCAATTTGCCCTCGGACCCAGCACATCCCCAGGCTGATGGGGACGATGCCCATGAAGCCCAGCTGCTGGtcagcctccctgcctctctgcacTACTCAGGAGTGCGGGCCTTGGATCCTGCG GAGAAGCCCCTGTGCCTGTCCAATGAGAATGCCTCCCATGTTGAGTGTGAGCTGGGGAACCCCATGAAGAGAGGTGCCCAG ATCACCTTCTACCTCATCCTCAGCACCTCAGGAATCACCATTGAGACCACAGAGCTGGAGGTGGAGCTGCTCTTGGCCAC GATCAGTGAGCAGGAGCTGCACCCAGTCTCTGCCCGGGCCAATGTCTTCATTGAGCTGCCACTGTCCATTACGGG AGTGGCCATTCCCCAGCAGCTCTTCTTCTCCGGCGTGGTGCGGGGTGAAAGTGCCATGCGGTCTGAGCGGGATGTGGGCAGCAAGGTCAAGTATGAGGTCACG GTCTCCAACCAGGGCCAGTCACTCAACACCCTTGGCTCTGCCTTTCTCAACATCATGTGGCCCCACGAGATTGCCAACGGGAAGTGGCTGCTGTACCCCATGCGGGTGGAGCTGGAGGgcgggcagggccctgggcagaAGGGACTCTGTTCCCCCAGGCCCAACATCCTCCACCTG GATGTGGACAGCAGGGACAGGAGGCGTCGGGAGCTGGAGCAGCCAGAGCAGCCGGAGCAGCAGGGGCCTCGTGAGCAGCAGGAGCCTAGCACGTCCTGGTGGCCAGTGTCCcctgctgagaagaagaaaaacatcacCCTG GACTGCGCCCGGGGCACCGCCAATTGCGTGTTGTTCAGTTGCCCACTCTACAGCTTCGACCGCGCGGCTGTGCTGCATGTCTGGGGCCGCCTCTGGAACAGCACCTTCCTGGAG GAGTACGCAGCTGTGAAGTCCCTGGAAGTGATTGTCCGAGCCAACATCACCGTGAAGTCTTCCATCAAGAACTTGGTGCTCCGAGATGCCTCCACAGTG ATCCCCGTGATGGTGTACTTGGACCCCGTGGCCGTGGTGGCAGAGGGAGTCCCCTGGTGGGTCATCCTCCTGGCTGTCCTGGCGGGGCTGCTGGTGCTGGCGCTGCTGGTGCTGCTTCTGTGGAAG ATGGGATTCTTCAAGCGGGCGCGGTACCGGTACCCCGAGGCTACCGTGCCCCAGTACCACGCGGTAAAGATCCCGAGAGAAGACCGACAGCAGTTCAAGGAGGAAAAGACGGGCACCATTCTGAGGAGCAACTGGGGCAGCCCCCGGCGGGAGAGCCCCGATGCACACCCCATCCTGGCTGCTGATGGGCACCCTGAGCTGGGCTCCGATGGgcaccctgtgccaggcactgcataG